From the genome of Hathewaya histolytica, one region includes:
- a CDS encoding insulinase family protein gives MAFKVNNIYHGFKLLEDRKIDELNGVGMVFIHEKSGAKLFALLNDDDNKIFSVSFRTPPHDDTGLPHILEHSVLCGSRKFPTKEPFVELIKGSLNTFLNAMTFSDKTMYPVGSRNEKDFMNLMDVYLDAVFYPKLYTTPEILMQEGWHYEIENKEAPLTYKGVVYNEMKGAFSSPEGVLMRKVQESLFKDTIYRNESGGDPEAITKLTQDAFVAFHKRYYHPSNSFIILYGDCDLDKQLSFIDGEYLKDFDKETIQSEIPMQQPYKERVELELPYSISEEDSEDDKTFLSLNFAAGTALDGVDHIGMEILEYLLLENPAAPLKNALVSAKLGKDVFGSYDGSVLQPTFSVIIKNSNINKKEEFEKITFDTLENLVKNGIDKNLAEACVNITEFRLREADLGGYPKGLLYSMSIMDSWLYGGDPFLYIEYDKLFKEIRKKLNKGYFEGLIDKYILKNTHSSLLVLKPEKGLSDRKEKEIEQQLKEFKESLNEEELNELIANTKNLIKRQNTPDSEEVLESIPMLAIDDIKKEAEEIPYVITEDKGVKLFHTNIFTNKIAYINGVFDTSAVEEDLVPYISLLSYILGKVSTESHSYSELSNEININTGGIEFNCEVFGDINNIDNYHKKFTIKGKALRDKSKNLIDIMTEVISSSKFDEFSRLEEIISEVKSRIEMKILQRGHMIALSRVASYFSASSEYIDKTSSIGFYKFIADLEKNFDSKKEEIKTNLEKVSAIIFNKNNLLIAITGEDKEFNEVKKHLDPLMESLSSQVLKEEVYDFKEEKKNEGLLTPANVQYVAKGYNLRKLGHEYTGKLLVLKTITSLDYLWNKVRVQGGAYGCFAVITRAGNVIFSSYRDPNISNTLSVYDNTHEYLKDFSPSEREMTKYIIGTISELDSPLTPAMKGERAISNYFRGVTYEDIQKEREEVLSTTSEDIRILSKIFDDIMEQNFYAVIGNESKIKSEKDIFGELINLFE, from the coding sequence ATGGCTTTTAAAGTTAATAATATATATCATGGATTTAAATTGTTAGAAGATAGAAAGATAGATGAATTAAATGGCGTTGGTATGGTATTTATTCATGAAAAAAGCGGTGCTAAGTTATTTGCATTATTAAATGACGATGATAATAAAATATTTTCAGTATCATTTAGGACACCACCACATGATGATACAGGTCTTCCACATATTTTAGAACACTCTGTTTTATGTGGATCAAGAAAATTTCCTACAAAAGAACCTTTTGTAGAATTAATTAAAGGATCACTAAACACATTCCTAAATGCTATGACTTTTTCAGATAAAACTATGTATCCAGTAGGAAGCAGAAATGAAAAAGATTTTATGAACCTTATGGATGTATACTTAGACGCTGTGTTTTATCCAAAGTTATATACTACACCAGAAATACTAATGCAAGAAGGATGGCATTATGAAATAGAAAATAAGGAAGCACCATTAACATATAAAGGTGTTGTTTATAACGAAATGAAAGGAGCTTTTTCATCACCAGAAGGAGTTCTAATGAGAAAAGTTCAAGAATCACTATTTAAAGATACAATTTACAGAAATGAATCAGGTGGAGACCCAGAGGCTATAACTAAATTAACTCAAGATGCATTTGTTGCGTTTCATAAGAGATACTATCACCCATCAAATAGTTTTATAATCTTATATGGTGATTGTGATTTAGATAAGCAATTAAGTTTTATTGATGGAGAATATTTAAAGGATTTTGATAAGGAAACTATTCAATCTGAAATTCCTATGCAACAACCTTACAAGGAAAGGGTTGAATTAGAACTTCCATATTCTATATCTGAAGAAGATTCTGAAGATGATAAGACTTTCTTAAGCTTAAACTTTGCAGCAGGTACTGCTTTAGATGGCGTAGATCATATTGGTATGGAGATATTAGAATATTTATTACTAGAGAATCCAGCAGCTCCACTTAAGAATGCCTTGGTTTCAGCAAAGCTAGGAAAGGACGTTTTTGGTTCTTATGATGGCTCTGTATTGCAACCAACTTTTAGTGTAATTATTAAAAATTCTAATATAAATAAAAAAGAAGAATTTGAAAAGATAACTTTTGATACTCTTGAGAACTTAGTTAAAAATGGGATAGATAAGAATTTAGCAGAAGCTTGTGTAAATATAACAGAATTTAGATTAAGAGAAGCAGATTTAGGAGGATATCCTAAAGGATTACTTTATTCTATGAGTATAATGGATAGTTGGTTATATGGTGGAGATCCATTCTTATATATAGAGTATGATAAGCTATTTAAAGAAATTAGAAAGAAACTGAATAAGGGTTACTTTGAAGGATTAATAGACAAATATATTCTTAAAAATACACATAGTTCTCTTTTAGTGTTAAAACCAGAGAAGGGTTTAAGTGATAGAAAAGAAAAAGAGATAGAACAACAATTAAAGGAATTTAAGGAATCTTTAAATGAAGAGGAACTAAATGAATTAATTGCTAATACTAAGAATTTAATAAAAAGACAAAATACTCCTGACAGTGAAGAGGTATTAGAGAGTATACCAATGCTAGCTATAGATGATATAAAGAAAGAAGCGGAAGAAATACCATATGTAATTACAGAAGATAAAGGTGTGAAACTATTCCACACAAATATTTTTACCAACAAAATAGCTTATATAAATGGAGTTTTTGATACATCTGCTGTAGAGGAAGACCTAGTTCCTTATATAAGTTTATTATCTTATATTTTAGGAAAGGTCAGCACAGAGAGTCATAGTTATTCAGAACTTTCTAATGAAATTAATATTAATACAGGTGGGATAGAATTTAACTGTGAAGTGTTTGGAGATATAAATAATATAGATAATTATCATAAAAAATTTACTATAAAAGGAAAAGCACTAAGAGATAAATCAAAGAACTTAATTGATATAATGACAGAAGTTATATCTTCTTCTAAATTTGACGAGTTTTCAAGATTAGAGGAAATTATCTCAGAAGTTAAATCAAGAATTGAGATGAAAATTCTTCAAAGAGGACATATGATAGCCTTAAGTAGAGTGGCTTCTTATTTTTCAGCTAGTAGTGAATATATAGATAAAACAAGTTCTATAGGATTCTATAAGTTTATAGCAGATTTAGAAAAAAACTTTGATAGCAAAAAGGAAGAAATAAAAACAAATTTAGAAAAAGTAAGTGCTATTATATTCAATAAAAACAATCTTTTAATAGCTATAACTGGCGAGGATAAAGAGTTTAATGAGGTTAAAAAGCATTTAGATCCTCTAATGGAATCCTTAAGTTCACAGGTATTAAAAGAAGAAGTATACGATTTTAAAGAAGAAAAGAAAAATGAGGGATTACTTACACCAGCTAATGTTCAATATGTTGCAAAAGGCTATAATCTAAGAAAATTAGGGCATGAATATACAGGTAAGTTACTAGTATTAAAAACTATTACAAGTTTAGACTACCTATGGAACAAAGTAAGAGTTCAAGGTGGAGCTTATGGATGCTTTGCCGTTATAACTAGAGCTGGAAATGTTATATTTTCATCTTATAGAGATCCTAATATAAGTAATACTTTAAGTGTATATGATAATACTCATGAGTATTTAAAGGATTTCTCTCCATCAGAAAGAGAAATGACAAAATATATTATAGGTACTATAAGTGAACTTGATTCACCATTAACACCAGCAATGAAGGGTGAGAGGGCTATATCAAACTATTTTAGAGGAGTAACCTATGAAGATATCCAAAAAGAAAGGGAAGAGGTTTTATCTACAACTTCCGAGGATATAAGAATTCTATCTAAAATATTTGATGATATTATGGAACAAAACTTTTATGCTGTAATAGGAAATGAGAGTAAGATAAAATCAGAAAAAGACATATTTGGAGAACTAATAAACTTATTTGAATAG
- a CDS encoding glycoside hydrolase family 65 protein gives MIREKFSDNFKNLISDDKWLIVQDNYNPKENLKYETNFALTNGYMCTRGTYEEGTKISLPCTYISGVFDKSEAFMRELANTPDFLGLKLYVERNLIGIEDCEILEFHRILDMKKGILFKKLKLRDPEGRETLIEGYRFLSRKNLHRAAIKLFVTPLNYSGIMEMENIIDGTIVNFKDFPRFRVKHLETLEVSSLTKKGCYIETKTRDFGLHIGTGSVMRVYNPENRENIIKNRRYSSFGETSLEFLDFNVEKGKTIEINKFASVYTEREVEKNSIKSNVEKEIANFILESIDKELEHHIEIYEKLWDIADINIEGDDEIDKGLRFNIFHLMSTANKNDFTVSLGAKLLHGEEYGGHAYWDTEIFMLPFFIFTSPETARTLLKYRYHLIDAARENAISNGYKGTKYPWESADTGDEQCPDWTIEPDGSCYRCYVAVYEHHVTADIAFGIYNYYKLTNDMDFMLKYGAEILLETARFWVSRCNYNKDNDRYEILQVTGPDEWHEPVDNNCYTNYLARWNIERGFEILELLKNDYYAVYEDIISRICLLPEELEKWREVYNKIYIPFNKQDKLMEQFQDYFKLHDFTIREYDKNDMPIIPKEASEVGISNTCINKQADVVMLMFLLGDEFSKEVQKVNYDYYEKRTSHRSSLSPSIFSIMGLRIGDRSKAYKYLRRSALVDLNDHQGNTREGIHAASAGGTWQSVVFGFAGMEIDKHGILNFNPWIPEKWNKLQFKIYYRNTLLKVTMTRDNVDIQILNDETNQINVKINGKMKTIKK, from the coding sequence ATGATAAGAGAAAAATTCTCTGATAATTTTAAAAATTTAATTAGTGATGATAAATGGTTAATAGTCCAAGACAATTATAATCCTAAAGAAAATCTAAAATACGAAACTAACTTTGCCTTAACTAATGGCTATATGTGCACTAGGGGTACTTATGAAGAAGGAACTAAAATAAGCTTACCATGCACATACATATCTGGAGTATTTGATAAGTCAGAGGCATTTATGAGAGAACTTGCAAACACTCCTGACTTTCTAGGTCTTAAACTTTACGTAGAAAGAAATTTAATAGGTATAGAGGATTGTGAAATATTGGAGTTTCATAGAATCCTTGATATGAAAAAAGGAATTTTATTTAAAAAACTTAAACTAAGAGACCCCGAAGGCAGAGAAACCTTAATAGAAGGTTATAGATTTTTAAGTCGCAAAAACCTTCATAGAGCTGCTATAAAGTTATTTGTAACACCTCTTAATTACTCTGGCATTATGGAAATGGAAAATATAATAGATGGTACCATAGTAAATTTCAAAGATTTCCCAAGATTTAGGGTGAAACATCTTGAAACTTTAGAAGTATCAAGTTTAACAAAAAAGGGTTGTTATATAGAAACTAAAACTAGGGATTTTGGTCTACATATTGGCACAGGCTCTGTTATGAGAGTTTATAACCCTGAAAATAGAGAAAACATAATAAAAAATAGAAGATACTCTTCATTTGGAGAAACTTCCTTAGAATTCTTAGATTTCAACGTTGAAAAGGGAAAAACCATTGAAATAAATAAATTCGCCTCTGTTTATACGGAAAGAGAAGTGGAAAAAAATAGTATTAAATCTAATGTAGAAAAAGAAATTGCAAACTTTATATTAGAGAGTATAGATAAAGAGTTAGAACATCATATAGAAATATATGAAAAACTATGGGATATAGCTGATATTAACATCGAAGGTGATGATGAAATTGATAAAGGTCTAAGATTTAATATTTTCCACTTAATGAGTACAGCAAATAAAAATGATTTTACAGTGAGCCTTGGAGCTAAGCTTCTTCATGGAGAAGAATATGGTGGTCACGCTTATTGGGATACTGAAATCTTTATGCTACCATTCTTCATATTTACGAGTCCTGAAACTGCAAGAACCCTACTTAAATATAGATATCATCTAATAGATGCAGCAAGAGAAAATGCAATCTCTAATGGCTATAAAGGAACTAAATATCCTTGGGAATCTGCGGATACAGGAGATGAACAGTGCCCTGATTGGACAATTGAACCAGATGGCTCTTGTTATAGATGTTATGTAGCAGTTTATGAACACCATGTAACGGCAGATATAGCTTTTGGAATCTATAATTATTATAAATTAACTAATGATATGGATTTTATGCTTAAATACGGTGCTGAGATCCTACTTGAAACCGCAAGATTTTGGGTGTCTAGATGTAACTATAACAAAGATAATGATAGATATGAAATTCTTCAGGTAACTGGCCCTGATGAATGGCATGAACCTGTAGATAATAACTGTTATACAAATTATTTAGCTCGCTGGAATATTGAAAGAGGTTTTGAAATTTTAGAACTTCTAAAAAATGATTATTATGCTGTATATGAAGATATAATTAGTAGAATTTGCCTACTTCCAGAAGAACTAGAAAAGTGGAGAGAAGTATATAATAAAATTTATATACCTTTTAATAAACAAGATAAATTAATGGAGCAATTTCAAGATTACTTTAAGCTTCATGATTTCACAATTAGGGAATATGATAAAAATGATATGCCTATAATACCTAAAGAGGCCAGCGAAGTAGGAATATCTAATACATGTATAAACAAGCAGGCTGACGTGGTTATGCTAATGTTCCTACTTGGAGATGAATTCTCTAAAGAAGTTCAAAAGGTTAATTACGACTATTATGAAAAAAGAACTTCTCACAGGTCTTCACTAAGCCCAAGTATTTTTTCTATTATGGGCTTAAGAATTGGAGATAGATCTAAGGCTTACAAATATTTAAGAAGATCTGCCTTAGTAGATCTAAATGACCATCAAGGAAATACGAGAGAAGGTATACATGCTGCCTCAGCAGGAGGAACTTGGCAATCAGTTGTATTTGGTTTTGCTGGTATGGAAATAGACAAGCATGGTATATTAAACTTTAACCCTTGGATTCCTGAAAAGTGGAATAAGCTTCAATTTAAAATCTATTATAGAAATACTTTATTAAAAGTAACTATGACACGAGATAATGTAGATATACAAATATTAAATGATGAGACAAACCAAATAAACGTTAAGATAAACGGTAAAATGAAGACTATAAAAAAATAA
- the pgmB gene encoding beta-phosphoglucomutase has protein sequence MTIKGVIFDLDGVIVTTDNYHYEAWKKLADEEDIYFDRDINERLRGVSRMESLNILLEKATCDYSDNQKKELSERKNNYYKELIKNLNNNAILPGVIDIIQGLKQKGIKIAIGSSSKNTPAILNYIGLGNCFDAIVDGNQIKNSKPDPEVFLKAAHKLNLKPNECVVIEDAVSGVEAGLKGGMKVIAVGFAAKCSSNATLRGEDLTLFSAGEVINI, from the coding sequence TTGACTATTAAGGGTGTTATATTTGACTTAGATGGAGTTATAGTAACTACAGATAATTACCATTATGAAGCATGGAAAAAACTTGCCGATGAAGAAGATATTTATTTTGATAGAGATATAAACGAAAGACTTAGAGGGGTAAGTCGTATGGAAAGTCTTAATATTCTATTAGAAAAAGCTACTTGTGATTACTCTGATAATCAAAAAAAAGAATTGTCAGAAAGAAAAAATAACTACTATAAGGAATTAATTAAAAACCTTAATAATAATGCTATATTACCAGGAGTAATAGATATAATTCAAGGCTTAAAACAAAAAGGTATAAAAATTGCCATAGGTTCATCAAGTAAAAACACTCCAGCCATATTGAATTATATAGGACTTGGGAACTGTTTTGATGCTATAGTGGATGGAAACCAAATTAAAAATAGTAAGCCAGATCCTGAAGTATTTCTAAAAGCTGCACATAAACTTAATTTAAAACCTAATGAATGTGTTGTAATTGAAGATGCCGTATCTGGTGTAGAAGCTGGACTAAAGGGTGGAATGAAGGTTATTGCCGTAGGGTTCGCTGCAAAATGCTCCTCTAATGCAACACTTCGTGGTGAAGATTTAACTCTATTTTCTGCAGGAGAAGTAATTAACATTTAA